The DNA sequence TTTCTAAAGGTTCAGAGTTAGGTATTCATACTATTTTATGGTTAGAAGATATGAAAGGTTTTGCCAAACTGAGTGCTAATAATCGCCAGTGGTTAGGAAACTTTGATTTGCGAGTAGGTTTAACCATGTCAGGGGATAATTCCCGTTTATTATTAGGAGAATCTTTTGCAGAAAAATTACCCCGATTAAGGGCATATTTTAAGGATGATTCTTTAAGCATCGATTTAGATAAATTTAAACCTTATGCTGTCCCCAGTAAAACAGAAATGCTTGAATATAAAAATAATTTTAAGAAAAGGAAATCGCCCGAATAACAATTAAATTCTCCCCTTTGTTTAAGGGAGATTAGCGGGGATAAAATTCTTTTTTTAAGAAGAGTTAAGACGGATAAAATTGGAACTATTATTATGATGAATAAACAACAAGTTATCGATATTATCAAAGTACATCAAACACAAATCCATGATTTTGCCGTTAAAGAATTGTTTTTATTTGGTTCAGTGGCAAGGGGAGAAGAAACAGAAGATAGCGATGTTGACTTTTTAGTCAATTTTAATCAACCAGTAGGATTATTTACATTATTGAAATTAAAAAGTTATTTAGAAGATTTATTAGGGTGTTCCGTTGATATTGGTACATCTGAATCCTTACGTCCTCATCTAAAAGAAACAGTATTAAAGGAGGTTATTCGTGCCATTTAAGCAATAAGAAATATGGTAATTTATTAATCGCTTTAGCAGATTTAAGCTATAAGCCTTCTCAATTTATTGCAAGGCAACGAAAATGCTAGAATATAAAAATAATTTAAGGGATATTTTAAACTATCAGGGGAAAATTTGATGACACAGGATATTGATATTGATATTGATGAATTAAAGGAATTTATTGATGCTTTACAATATTTTCAATATGTCATGAGCGATCGATTTCAAGCAGTAGAATCTGATTGGAATCGTTGCGATGAATCTTGGGAAGGGGAATCAAAAAAACGTTTTACTGATGATTTTGAAGAAATGCACAGTCAAGTGAAAAGAACTTTATTAGCAGGAGAAGATGCCTTGGAATGGCTAAAAAAATATTATCAAATATTAAAAGATTTTGAAAAATTTTAATAACAATATAGGAGTAAAAAATGGCTGAACAAACAAAATTTAACCGACAAGATGCTGAAGATTTATTAAGACAATTACAAGAGTTTAATTACATTTTAAACGATGAATGGGTAAGAGTTTTAAATAAATGGAGAAATCTTGAATTATGTTGGCGTGACAAACAATTTGAAGAATTTGAGCCTCTTTTTCAAAAATTTAAAGCTAACTATCGAGATGCCGAATATAATAGTGAAGAATTTATCCGTTTTATTAAAGAACAAATAGCCATCAGTGAAGAAAGACAAAGAGTATTAAGTAATTTTCAGAGAATTAGAAGCTCATAATATTAATCGGAAATAAGAAAAAAATTAAATCATAGCGTTTATCTGAATGCTAAAGACATGACAATTATCCGTATTCGGGAATGGGAAATAAGCTGTATCTGCATTAGCATTAAAAAACTACAACACCTCAATACCCCAATACCTCAACACCCGCAACCTGAAACCTAACCTTTGTATAGCTTTTAACCCAAACTACTTAATTCTTCTGGTTGGTGATAAAATTGAGATTCGAGATTAAAGCCACGATATGCCATGATATACAATTCCTTCATGTCCTTAATTAGAGGATAACGGGGATTTGTACCAGTACATTGATCATCGAAGGCTTGTTCTGCTAAACTTTCGATCGCATCATAGAACTGTTGATCTTCTATTGATAACACTTCTCGGATGGTAAGGGGAATATTTAACTCTTTTTTCAAGTTTTCTACTGCTTCGACGAGTTTCTCAACTTTTTCATCCTCTGTTATACCCCCTAACTGTAAATAGTCCGCAATTTGGGCATAACGAAATTTAGCATTAGGATACTTATATTGAGGGAAAATCGCCTGTTTAAAGGGTGCATCCGTCGCATTGTAACGAATAACGTGGGAAATCATCAACGCATTAGCCAACCCGTGCGGTACATGGAAACTTGACCCTAATTTGTGAGCTAAAGAGTGACAAATTCCCAAAAAGGCGTTAGCAAAAGCCATTCCCGCAATAGTCGCTCCGTAGTGTACCTTTTCCCTTGCTTTGAGGTCTTTCGCTCCATTATGATAGGCACTGGGTAGATATTTAAACAAAAGTCCGATCGCTTTTAATGCTAAACCACTGGTAAACTCGGTGGAATAAATGGACACATAAGCCTCTAAAGCGTGGGTTAAAGCGTCAATGCCTCCAAATGCCGTTAAACTCTTGGGCATATTTAACACCAATTCAGGATCAACTATGGCAATATTTGGGGTTAAAGCATAGTCAGCAAGGGGGTATTTCATGCCCGTTTTTTCATCAGTGACGACAGCAAAAGGGGTTACTTCTGAGCCTGTGCCTGATGTGGTGGGAATGGCTACCATAATCGCTTTTTTGCCCAATTCAGGTAAATCATATACCCGTTTGCGAATATCCATAAACCGAGTGGCGATGCCCTCAAATTCGATGTCTGGGTGTTCGTACATTAACCACATCACTTTTGCCGCATCCATCGGTGAGCCTCCCCCCAAAGCGATAATAACATCAGGATTGAAGCTGTTTAACAGAGCTAAACCACGATTGACGGTGGCAAGGCAAGGATCAGGCTCAACATCGTAGAAAATGTCGTATTTTATGCCCATTTGCTCTAAAACGCTCTCTATTTTCTTGGTCATACCCAACTCATAGAGGGGTTTGTCGGTGACGATGAAAGCCTTTTCTTTTCCTGCTAAATCCCCTAAAGCAACGGGTAAGCTACCGTATTTGAAGTAAACCTTCGGCGGTACACGAAACCAAAGCATATTTTCTCGCCGTTCGGTGATAGTCTTAATGTTGAGCAAATGTTGCACTCCCACGTTACCACTGATGGAGTTACCGCCCCAACTACCACAACCGAGGGTTAAAGACGGATCAAGACGGAAGTTATACAAATCCCCGATCGCACCTACGGAAGAAGGAGTATTTACTAATACCCTAGCAGTTTCCATTTTACTTTCAAAATAAGCAATTTCTTTGTGTTTATCAGGACTAATATAAACAGAGGATGTATGCCCTTTTCCGCCAAATTCGACCAATTGAGCCGCTTTTTCCGTCCCATCTTCAAAGGTATCCGCTCGATACATTGCTAAAATGGGAGATAGTTTTTCATAAGCAAAAGGCTCATCATAACCTATTTTTTCTACTTCTCCAATTAATACTTTGGTATCGGTTGGAATGGTAATATTAGCTAGTTGAGCGATTTTTTGCACGGACTGCCCTACTATATCAGCATTAATCCTACCATCTTTGAGTAAAATATTCCTCAATTTATCGATTTCTTCATCTTTGAGAAAGTAAGCTCCCCTAAGCTCAAATTCTTGTCTAAATTCGTCATAAATGGCATTTTCCACTATAATCGACTGTTCAGAAGCACAAATCATGCCATTATCAAAGGTTTTACTGAGCATAATCGAAGATACAGCCATTTTGATATGGGCGCTTTTCTCGATAACGGCGGGGGTATTTCCAGCCCCTACCCCTAAAGAAGGATGTCCAGAGGAGTAAGCCGCTTTCACCATTCCCGGTCCTCCTGTGGCAAGAATTAGCTTAATATCTGGGTGTTGCATCAACGCTTGAGAGGCTTGTAATGTCGGTTCTTCAATCCATCCGATTATATCCTCTGGCGCACCAGCCGCGATCGCCGCATCTCTGACAATTTTTGCCGCTTCGATGGTACATTTTTTCGCTCTGGGATGGGGGGAGAGAATAATTGCGTTGCGAGTTTTGAGGGCTAAAAGGGTTTTAAAAATTGCGGTAGAAGTGGGGTTAGTAGTGGGAATAATTCCTGCGATTACCCCTAAAGGTTCGGCTATTTTTTCGATGCCATAACATTCATCTTTTTCGATAACTCCGCAGGTTTTTTCGTCTCGATATTTGTTATAAATAATCTCAGAAGCAAAGTGATTTTTTATTACTTTATCTTCAACAATTCCCATGCCTGTTTCCTCACAAGCCATTTTAGCTAAGGGGATTCGGGCAGAGTTTGCCGCTAATGCAGCCCTTTTGAAGATGCGATCGACTTCTTCTTGAGAAAAATGTGCATACTGTTGTTGAGCTTTTTTAACATTACTAATTAACTGCTCTAAAACTGCTAAACTATTAGCAAATTCCATAAGAAATAACTCCTATTTTTTAGGTCAAATGTAGAGATATATTGATTAAGAGTTGGAAGATAAAAAATCAATTTTTATTCTTTAACTTCATTATAGACAATTCTATAAATTGAATTATTTATTTTTTATTAAGCTATTTCTCTATTTCTTCCAAAAATTATCCCAATGCAACATATTTGGGTTTTATAACAGTTTGATTAAGATTAACATTTCACAAACAACATTAGCTATTATGGCTCTTCTGCAGTGATTGGGGCAAATTATTATAAATTAACTATTTTAATTAAACCTAAAACTTGCCATCTGAAACCTTTTTTTAGGGATAATCCATCATATCTCAAGTAAGATAGTTACTATCATTCTTTACCAAAGAATTTTTAATTTCAGGGTGTAAATATTTGTGTTGAAAACCAATAAATTAAATATGCGTTGATGAAAAAGTGAATGGAGGTTTTTTACTCTTAAGTAATGAATTACTATACTATCCAAACTCACAATATTATGTTACGAGAAGAAAATTCTTGCCTGTTGCCTACTTTCACTCAGATTAAGCGGTAGAAGTTATAAACTTCCTGAGTATAACAAGGGGCTTAAACCCCTCGCAAATCCATCATTACTAAAAAATTAAATTACTTGCTCTACTTCGGCAATTTCGGGGATATATTCTCTTAAACGGCGTTCAATACCCATTCTAAGAGTCATAGTAGAACTAGGACAAGAACCACAAGCTCCCTGTAATCTTAATTTTACAGTGGGTCCATCAATTTCGACTAATTCCACATTTCCACCGTCTGCCATGAGATAAGGGCGTAATTCATCTAATACTTGTTCCACATTTTCAGGTGTTAATGCTAGAGACATAATCGCTATTTCTTTTTCTTAATAACTTTTCCCACTATGATAACTAAAACCAAGACAATTAAGTTGAGCTGAATTGTTAAGCACGTTTTTAAACACATTTTAAAGATAGAGTGTTGGTAAATTAAACCATGATTGATGAAAGAAGCGATCGCACATTTTTAACTCAACTATATTACTGGTAAAGGTTATGGTCTAACATTACATTAAAACTGTTGCCCGTTGACCAATTTCACCCACCTCAAGTTATGCTTTTCCAGAGTATAATGTCACCCAACTAATCCTATCTGAAGGAAATCCATTAAAATTCGATGACAAATTATCAGTAAAATTACACAGACTATGCCCAAAATCGAAAAGGTTTGTTAACCTAGTGGTCAGGGATGATTAAGAAACAATCATAATTTACATATGTACCATAAAGAACATGAAGGCTCTATGATAGAAAAGTATCGTTTCTGGATGCTATTTTCTGTGAAATTCATTACAATATCTGAAGATTTTAATAATCAGACTTATTAAAAACTCCATGATGTTTATTTATATTGATATAAAAGTTTTAGGAGAATAACAAGATAAAGGGATTCAAGAGTTAATGGAAAAGAAGGAAAAGGAGGTAAGGTTAGTCAGCAATGAGAACCCTCAACCCTTCCTACTTTCTGTTAGCCAGAATCAAACACTTTTATCTTTCGCTGATCTACAAGTATATCAGACTGTGGAATTTTCCAAAATAAAAAGAAACAGTCGGCTAGACTTGCCTTGATTTATAAAGGTTAAGGTTATTAACTTCAGGTTGATTCCTGAATGTCTTTTCTCTAAAGTAAAACATTCACTAACTATATTTAGATGACACTACCAATTAATTTTCACTCTCTATTCGCTAATATCGATGCAATGGTGAGGGTTTTGTTGGTGTTAATTTATGGTGAAGTTGTTTTGGAGGAGAGATAATTTGTTGTATTTATTTTTTTGATTATCTAATCTATCTTCTCAGTAAATTTTCAGAAGGAGTACGAGGAAAACGGCATGACCCAAGCACAAGAAATTTTAGCAACTATCTCACCCGTTAATGATTTAGAAGAAATGTTCGATTATAATTCTTCGGTTTCTGGCAGGGAAGGAGAATTAAGTGAGATGATTGTCGAGGCTGATTCCATTGGTGTAGCAGATGTTAGTAGTAAAAAATCCCGCAAGTTATCTGCTACCCCCCGTCGTCGAGGTCAATCGAAGAAAAAGCCCTTTACGGAAGATTCAATTCGTGTTTACCTACAAGAAATAGGACGTATCAGGCTATTACGCGCCGAGGAAGAAATTGAGTTAGCTCGACAAATTGCTGATTTATTGGATCTTGAGTATATTCGTTCTACTTTAATTGAACATTTGGGGCGTGTGCCAACGGATGAAGAATGGGCGATCGCATCTGATATGCCAAATATGCGTCAATTTAATCGTCGTTTGCATATTGGACGCAGGGCAAAGGATAAGATGGTACAATCCAATTTGCGTTTGGTGGTATCTATCGCTAAAAAGTACATGAATCGGGGTTTATCTTTTCAGGATTTGATTCAGGAGGGTTCACTTGGTTTAATTCGAGCCGCCGAAAAATTTGACCACGAAAAAGGTTATAAATTTTCCACTTACGCTACATGGTGGATACGACAAGCAATTACAAGAGCGATCGCAGATCAATCTCGAACTATTCGTCTTCCCGTGCATCTTTATGAAACCATTTCTCGCATCAAAAAAACTACTAAGATGCTATCTCAAAAAATGGGACGCAAACCCACAGAAGAAGAAATTGCCGAAGATATGGAAATGACCATTGAAAAGTTACGCTTCATTGCAAAATCAGCACAATTACCCATTTCTCTGGAAACCCCCATTGGTAAGGAAGAAGACTCCCGTTTAGGAGATTTTATCGAGGCAGATGGAGAAACCCCAGAAGATGAAGTATCTAAAAATTTATTGAGAGAAGATTTAGAAAATGTGTTAGACTCCCTTAGTCCTCGTGAAAGAGATGTTTTAAGACTGCGCTACGGGTTAGATGATGGCAGAATGAAGACTTTAGAGGAGATAGGGCAAATCTTCAATGTTACCCGTGAAAGAATCAGACAAATTGAAGCTAAGGCTTTGCGTAAGTTACGTCATCCTAATCGGAATAGTATATTAAAAGAATATATCCGATAGATAATTGCTTGAGTTCGGAATTAGGAGTTAGGAGTTAGAACTCACATTTTCCTCATTATTTTGTAGTTTACAGGAAATTAATGATTAAATTACTGGTGAGTTTGCGACTTTAAAGATTTATATGAAAGTAAAAGAAATTCTTAAAATCATCGAAGAAGACGGTTGGTATTTAGTCAGAACAAAAGGTAGTCATAGACAATACAAGCATGATATTAAAAGAGGATTAGTTACAGTACCTGGCAAGTTATCGGATGATTTAGCTTTAGGTACAGCTAATAGTATTTTTAAACAAGCACAAATAAAATAATTCAACTACAGGAGTAAATTTTATGCGCTATGCGATCATAATCGAAAAAGCACTATCAAA is a window from the Cyanobacterium sp. Dongsha4 genome containing:
- a CDS encoding nucleotidyltransferase family protein, whose product is MMNKQQVIDIIKVHQTQIHDFAVKELFLFGSVARGEETEDSDVDFLVNFNQPVGLFTLLKLKSYLEDLLGCSVDIGTSESLRPHLKETVLKEVIRAI
- a CDS encoding WXG100 family type VII secretion target, which gives rise to MTQDIDIDIDELKEFIDALQYFQYVMSDRFQAVESDWNRCDESWEGESKKRFTDDFEEMHSQVKRTLLAGEDALEWLKKYYQILKDFEKF
- the adhE gene encoding bifunctional acetaldehyde-CoA/alcohol dehydrogenase, which codes for MEFANSLAVLEQLISNVKKAQQQYAHFSQEEVDRIFKRAALAANSARIPLAKMACEETGMGIVEDKVIKNHFASEIIYNKYRDEKTCGVIEKDECYGIEKIAEPLGVIAGIIPTTNPTSTAIFKTLLALKTRNAIILSPHPRAKKCTIEAAKIVRDAAIAAGAPEDIIGWIEEPTLQASQALMQHPDIKLILATGGPGMVKAAYSSGHPSLGVGAGNTPAVIEKSAHIKMAVSSIMLSKTFDNGMICASEQSIIVENAIYDEFRQEFELRGAYFLKDEEIDKLRNILLKDGRINADIVGQSVQKIAQLANITIPTDTKVLIGEVEKIGYDEPFAYEKLSPILAMYRADTFEDGTEKAAQLVEFGGKGHTSSVYISPDKHKEIAYFESKMETARVLVNTPSSVGAIGDLYNFRLDPSLTLGCGSWGGNSISGNVGVQHLLNIKTITERRENMLWFRVPPKVYFKYGSLPVALGDLAGKEKAFIVTDKPLYELGMTKKIESVLEQMGIKYDIFYDVEPDPCLATVNRGLALLNSFNPDVIIALGGGSPMDAAKVMWLMYEHPDIEFEGIATRFMDIRKRVYDLPELGKKAIMVAIPTTSGTGSEVTPFAVVTDEKTGMKYPLADYALTPNIAIVDPELVLNMPKSLTAFGGIDALTHALEAYVSIYSTEFTSGLALKAIGLLFKYLPSAYHNGAKDLKAREKVHYGATIAGMAFANAFLGICHSLAHKLGSSFHVPHGLANALMISHVIRYNATDAPFKQAIFPQYKYPNAKFRYAQIADYLQLGGITEDEKVEKLVEAVENLKKELNIPLTIREVLSIEDQQFYDAIESLAEQAFDDQCTGTNPRYPLIKDMKELYIMAYRGFNLESQFYHQPEELSSLG
- a CDS encoding NifU family protein, producing MSLALTPENVEQVLDELRPYLMADGGNVELVEIDGPTVKLRLQGACGSCPSSTMTLRMGIERRLREYIPEIAEVEQVI
- the rpoD gene encoding RNA polymerase sigma factor RpoD produces the protein MTQAQEILATISPVNDLEEMFDYNSSVSGREGELSEMIVEADSIGVADVSSKKSRKLSATPRRRGQSKKKPFTEDSIRVYLQEIGRIRLLRAEEEIELARQIADLLDLEYIRSTLIEHLGRVPTDEEWAIASDMPNMRQFNRRLHIGRRAKDKMVQSNLRLVVSIAKKYMNRGLSFQDLIQEGSLGLIRAAEKFDHEKGYKFSTYATWWIRQAITRAIADQSRTIRLPVHLYETISRIKKTTKMLSQKMGRKPTEEEIAEDMEMTIEKLRFIAKSAQLPISLETPIGKEEDSRLGDFIEADGETPEDEVSKNLLREDLENVLDSLSPRERDVLRLRYGLDDGRMKTLEEIGQIFNVTRERIRQIEAKALRKLRHPNRNSILKEYIR
- a CDS encoding type II toxin-antitoxin system HicA family toxin, with the translated sequence MKVKEILKIIEEDGWYLVRTKGSHRQYKHDIKRGLVTVPGKLSDDLALGTANSIFKQAQIK